A DNA window from Theobroma cacao cultivar B97-61/B2 chromosome 5, Criollo_cocoa_genome_V2, whole genome shotgun sequence contains the following coding sequences:
- the LOC18600517 gene encoding probable protein phosphatase 2C 34 — MRHFSSMFNGLARSFPIRRGKNSENDDGREAAEAMAKDAKKNDLILRSSGFVNVDGSNNLASVFSKRGRKGVNQDCAIVWEEFGCQADMLFCGIFDGHGPWGHFVAKKVRESLPSSLLCHWQETLAQTSLDPDIDLESDKKHQRFDIWKHSYLKTCAAVDQELQQYRKIDSFYSGTTALTIVRQGDLMYVANIGDSRAVLATTSDDGDLVPVQLTVDFKPNLPQEAERIIQCKGRVFCLHDEPGVHRVWLPDEESPGLAMSRAFGDYCIKEYGLISVPEVTQRQITSRDQFVVLATDGVWDVISNQEAIQIVSSTPDKAKAAKCLVECAAHAWKKKRKGIAMDDISAICLFFHSSAVSQHEVNLVTTSK, encoded by the exons ATGAGGCATTTTTCCTCCATGTTCAATGGATTAGCAAGGTCGTTTCCTATTAGAAGAGGGAAAAATTCAGAGAATGATGATGGAAGAGAAGCTGCTGAGGCAATGGCAAAGGATGCAAAGAAGAATGACCTGATTTTGAGGTCTTCTGGCTTTGTAAATGTTGACGGTTCCAACAATTTAGCCTCAGTTTTTTCCAAGAGGGGCAGAAAAGGAGTGAACCAGGATTGTGCCATTGTATGGGAG GAATTTGGATGTCAAGCAGACATGCTATTTTGTGGGATATTTGATGGCCATGGTCCATGGGGTCATTTTGTAGCGAAAAAGGTCCGCGAATCATTGCCTTCATCCTTGCTTTGCCATTGGCAAGAGACTCTAGCTCAGACATCCCTTGACCCGGATATCGATTTGGAATCAGATAAAAAGCATCAGAGATTCGATATATGGAAGCATTCTTATCTAAAGACTTGTGCTGCTGTTGATCAGGAGCTTCAACAGTATCGGAAGATTGATTCCTTCTACAGTGGAACAACTGCCTTGACAATTGTCAGACAG GGTGACCTCATGTATGTTGCCAATATCGGTGATTCTCGGGCTGTTTTGGCAACAACTTCAGATGATGGAGACCTGGTTCCCGTTCAGCTCACTGTCGATTTCAAGCCCAATTTACCTC AGGAGGCTGAGCGGATAATTCAGTGCAAAGGGCGGGTGTTCTGTTTGCATGATGAGCCAGGTGTGCACAGGGTTTGGCTGCCCGATGAGGAGTCACCGGGACTGGCAATGTCTAGAGCTTTTGGGGATTATTGCATCAAGGAGTATGGGCTTATTTCCGTTCCTGAAGTCACACAAAGACAAATAACCAGCAGAGACCAATTTGTTGTGCTTGCAACTGATGGG GTATGGGATGTTATTTCCAATCAGGAAGCAATCCAAATAGTATCTTCAACACCTGACAAGGCGAAGGCAGCTAAATGCCTGGTCGAGTGTGCTGCCCATGCttggaaaaagaagaggaagggTATTGCAATGGATGATATTTCAGCCATCTGCCTCTTCTTCCACTCATCTGCTGTATCTCAGCATGAAGTTAATCTTGTAACAACTTCAAAATAG